GGTTTGACTGTAACCTTTTCTAAACTggaaaatctctctctctctattacaCTACCACCTACACAGACTGTATATTACCCATCACACCTCGGCTCTGGGAGTTGTTAAAGGCACTCTGGTAGGTTGCGGGAAAAgcacaaacaataaaaatgtaaagcatAACACTTCATTGCTcctaaaatacacaaaacatcaCCAAATTGATTACAGAAAAAGAGGATACTAGCAGGCATTTTTCTTTCAAGTACAACCTCCACTTGCCCTTCTATTGTTCCCATATAAGTGACGCTGAAAATATctatttcctcctctcatttccCCTCATTATAGCCTCTGCAGCTCAGTAAACTGATCCAGTAGTGTCCCATGTTTGATGGTTCAGACTGCAGCTCCAGTATTATAGACTGTAGTCACTGAGTCATTCTGCATGCATGACTTATTGACTGGCTATGCCCATGAACCAGAGCAAGTAATTAATGCAGCTCTGACTCGGTCTTTGATTGCGgcctgtgtgtggtgtgtgagagagtatggCACATTTTAGAACTGACATTTTAAGCTACAATGGTCACCAGTTCCTGTCTGGACATATAAGCCACCCGAGCACACTGTGGAGAAAGGGCAGCagggacaaacacaaacacacacacacagaaccagtCATTGGAACCACTGGTGCTGGAGTCAGGTTAAACTTAACCTAGTAAATCGTAAATGTTTACCAGGTTGAGATTTAGCATCACTAAATTCGCCACACACACTAGTTCTTACATTGAGATTAGTTGTTGTTGAATATTTGCACCCAATAACTGCCTAGCCTAGTCAACTTAGTCTGGCTCTCTTTGGGTTATCTGGCTTCACTAAGCCTAACAGGGTGAGCCTGTATCATGAAGCTGGTTGTAATCAGAACCCCGAGTGAAGTACTTAATATGAAATGACATGAAACGATGATACCTGCCGGGAGATACGTTTACAGCAAAAAGTGATGTTCAACCAGGTCAAATGCACCTGTTGCAAATGCAACGTTTCTGATGCcgaagcagagaaaaaaaacagtgagaaGAAAAGTACTTAATGCCTGACGATAAGTTCTATCTGACAGaaatgtttcatttataatCAAGCTATTTAACACTGTGTGGATTAGATTTCTAATAAAAGACAAGCAGTGGGTACAATGTGGgtatcatttttatttccaaTTATCATCACAAAGTTGCCTTATGTTATTCTGAGCTGCAGTGATGGAGTAAGAGCGTGAGCATCGACACTGTCAGGAATcccttttttaattaaagcctctgaacacccacaagtgttttcagttattctggctgattagactcttttcaggttgaaggtgggccggagctttgatgggaacttattaggtcacaaattctTTCTACTAATGAGGATGACAAAGGTGTTATTTGTCCCGCCCTAACAGGTCCAACAACAGTAACAgtggactcaggaagatgtcaatcactcagtctaaccacacccacacagtcctggaaaAGGTCCTATCAGCCACATTAACTagaaacacctgtgtgtgttcagggcctttaaataAACTGCGCTTTGAATGCAACGATAATCGTCATTACGTATTCAGCGTGGTAAACTATTGTTTGTTGGAAAAAGAGTGAAAATTGAAAACCTGGAACAGCTAAATGAATGTACTGACCTATAAATATAAAAGACTTTACACACAAATGTAGGACGTTACTATTTTAAAATAAGGACTTAAAGGGGCATTTAACCAATTTTCTGTGTGATGATAGGCTAACTCTTCATGAGGAGTACAACTCAGCCTGTGAACtcagttgtataatgtcttctcTGGCTACTTTACCTCTTAAAACCCTAATGAGTCacaatgatgtcatcagggtcaTAATGATGTCATCTTGGCTAGGTCTTGGGAGGCTTGCGCTACAAATTCGGGGTATGGATTCTAACAATGGATGTATACCAGGCAGGTAAGGACAAATGAAAAGACACCTTCGAGTGGCATTATGGGAACTGTAGGATCCAGTTTTTTGATCAAGTGGATCCATACTGAGGACTTAAAGTCGGAGtatctcagcctctgctgcatcgattttgaacatagtttgttttatttgtctcCAAGTTCCTAGACTTTGGAAGTACTTTACTCGAATTTCTGGAGGGCCCCTTTAATGTAGAGAGAGAGTTACTTTTTCCACTAATACCTGATATGttgcacacacactgagatgTAATTAGATATAAATCTCCCATTGATACTGTCCCTTAATAACAGATCATTAGATTATAACACATGATAATCCCACAGACCACATGTCCCTCATCTGACttccaggactgtgtgtgtgtgtgtgtgtgtgtgtgtgtgtgtgtgtgtgtgtgtgtgtgtgtgtgtgtgtgtgtgtgtgtagagagagagagagagagagagatgacatcATGAGGGTTTGGTTCATTAAGAACATGGAGCTGAAAATTAGCCTTTTTCGCTGTAAAAACCTTTAGTGTCATTcagattattataattatttgatATGGTGATGGATGTTAACTGGCCTCCATGTTAAATCAGAGAAGAGCATTATGGGtaattttcttgtttgttttgtcctaaACTGGGTTTTTATGAGATTTGAATCTGTGCATGTTTATATTTGCTGTCTGTTTgtgaagaatgaatgaatgaattaatggaTGAAGTTACTGACTGGACTCACAGTTTCGAGCTCTCACCTTGTACTTGGCGGTCAGTTGCTCGGTGGCTTCTTGCTCCTTCCTCAGATCTCCCAtcatcctctccttctctcccagGAGCCTCTGCTTCTCCTCGGCCAACATGAATTGATCTTCTCTGATGtcctgtttctccctctccaaCCGCTGCTCCTGTAGCTTCACATACTCCTCTGCCTCCTTCTCCACCTCCTCttcaccctctgtctcctcATCGCCGTTTCCCTCCCAGCCCTCGCCATCCACCTGCTCCTTCTTCTGTTTGCTCCTCCACTTCCTGTGGTTGAGCTGGGCCCTGAGGCGAGCGATCTCCAACTGGAACTCGCGCAGTAGAGCGTCCTTGGGATCCTCGTTGACCCTGGGCTGGTTCTGGATGTTCTTGGCGCGGTTGGCGTAACGTAGGGTGGTGAGGGTCTCGTCGTAGTGCTGGGGGGCTGGTCCTAAGGTGGCGACCATGACAGTCTTTGCATTCCCGCCCAAAGAGTCCTGCAACAGCCGCGTCAGCTTGGAGTCCCGGTACGGCACATGGCTGCTGCGCCCGTCGGCCAGCGCTGAGATCACGTTCcccagagctgacaaggaaaggTTGATCTTGGCGGCCTCTTTCAGGCGCTCGCCCTGGACGCCTGTCTTGGCTTGGCGCTCGCTGCCAGCCAGATCCACCAGGTTGAGGCGGCCGACCCGGATGTGTTTCCTCCCATCTGGCCCAGGCTGGCTGCACTCCACTGTGATCAAGAACAGGGCGTGGGACCGAGACGAGTGTTCGTTCATGTCTGTCGCCCCAACCGCCCTCGCCTGGTTGCCCACGTTCATCACCTCCTCGATCTCCTTGATGCTCTTGCAGACGCATGATGTGAGGTCGCGCACATACACCCCAGACTCTGGATTCTCCCTGAGCTCCAGGGCTCTGGCGTTGCCGTGGTTGGGATCGAGGAGATCCCGAACCTCCTCCAGATAGATCTCGAGGTAGGACGCCCGCACCAGGTACTGCTTATCAGACTGCGAGCGGGAGATGTGTGTGAAGATGTGGTCGAAAGCGTTGGGGATCACACCCCGTTTCTCTGGGTCCAACCACGCCCCCTGCATGGTGTACGTCTTCCCAGTTCCGGTTTGTCCGTACGCAAATATGGTGCCATTGAACCCTGCGAGCACCGAATCTATCAGCGGTCGCACGCTCTCATCGTAAAGGTCTCGCTGTTTGGAGTTTGCATCATAGACTGCATCgaatgtgaatgttttctgGGGCTCGCTGGCTGAGGCTCGCGGGTTTCGGAGGATCACCTGTCCGAGTCGCAGGTCCATCTGCACGATGCCCCCCGCAGGCCCATTGGACTCCTCTTTCCGGTTCAAAGGACGGCATCGAACTACCACCTTCACTGACTCACTGCTCTTAGTTTTTGACATGACTGGCTTCTTTTATATCATCAAAAACAAAATTTGCTGGAAATCTAAATGATGGCTTTAATCAGCCTCCTGTCTGCCTGGGAATTGTGTAAccattggtttttttttttaaacatcaataATTGAGTCTGGTTTCTTGATTATATCATTAAGAAAAATAGCTACAGTGCCTAATAAAACAGACTCCTTTAATTACCAGCACAAATGATGAAATGCCACTATGGCTAATCTCCTTTCCTTAGTGTCGGTAATATtagctcacaaacacacagaccgTCAGCAGCTCTCACGGCGTTGGATCGACGCTCCGTTGCAGATCCACGTCCAGATTCACACGGcgagaaaaaaatccaacaaTGCCAGTTCAAATATCACTCTCATTTCGTCCTAGTTTTACACGCCCGGTAGATCCGCTACACACCGCCGTGCCTCATCCTCCGGTCCCCCGCTCACTGATGCTCCGAGGTAGATTTGCGGCTCTCGGTCTGTGCGTAGAGACGAAGCTCCCCTCCTgtacgcaacacacacacacacacacacacacacacacacacacacacacacacacacacacacacacatagacacacaagtacagatacacacacacagtcattcaAACACCACACCCCACATCACTGCGGAGTAGAACAAAGGACCATGGGAAATGGAGTTTCGTCTCACTGTTGAGTTGATCCTTGTCCAAGTCTGCCACCAACTCCTCACCTGGACCCACTGTTTGTTCAGCTGACAGCTGTAATTGCAACATGTGTGTCTTTTTATGGCTAAAAACAATTTACAATGTTGATTCTTACACAATTGgagtcattttatttataattaaagTTAGTTTCCAACAGTAgttttgctctttattttcGTTTTAATGGCTGCATCATATTTTAGATGTCTTTTGCTAAATGAATAGACATTCTTCccaaataggcctacatatttAGTATTTTTGGAAACGTTGTATTCTCCTCTAGAATTGACAAAAAGGCTCATTGAGTTTGAACAATGTTAAAGGCTTCtaacatatataaaatatctATATAGTATCAGTTTAGTAGTGGTCCAATGCATCATAAGCTATACTGTCAGTGCATTATATTCACGGTAACAAGGTGATTGATCAAATAAAACTGATGTTGActactttctctcttttcctgcttccaacgttagctacattatacattacattacattataataaCAAGATGTTAATCTGGTTGTAATTCCATGTTTGTCTGGTAAGAAAACCCTTTTCGTTCTTCTATTTGTTCTATTAACGGAGTTATTTCTAGGCCTACATGCAGAGTTGTAGCTTTCAGTGGGTTTATGGTCCACTAGATGCCTGTGTGCCAGTGTTTGACCTTATTAATAATCTTAAAACTGCTGTAATTTGTATATGTTTTGTAAAACACATACAATCCTGcattcacattttaaatataatattcatTTCCAGGAGACGTGAAGTATAAATTTAGTAAGAAATTCCACCTGTAAGATCCTCTTTAATCACCATATTTTGAAGAGTCTCCCACAAGTTCTTATACAACTGGGGACAACTTGAGGACAAGGGGGCCAAATGCAAAATGAATCATTACTAGACTTCCTATTTAAGCATTTAACCATGATACAACAGCGCCACCTGGTGAAATGAGGCGTACACAGTGACCTGCACACAGATAATGAGGCCAGAAGATTCATATTGAGCAAACGTGACCGTGTCCAATCAATGCAGGAGGAGACACTGAGGTGTATTCTGGGTGATGCCCATTGAAAACTATACCAACATTTCCCTTTTTATAATATGATTCTTTCAACGTTGTGCATTAATGCTGATGTAGGCTTTACAGTGACCATTTAGATAACCATGGCTTTTAAAGCTAGGACAAAAACACAGGCCATATAAAATAGTTtatcatgacaaaaaaaagcagaacatCCTCACAATTGTCTTACCAACAACAATGAGCCGTGAGGACTATGATTTCACATTCATTAGAGCATGATTTGCTGATAAtgaattaaattaaactaaatatgTGAGGGTTATATTAATAACACTAACAAAGTAACTTGTAAGTTACGGCATGTATCCCACCTTTAAAACACCTCCAAAGACTAAGCTTCttctcggaccgcgaacctcctatggcgccattttgatgctaataagccatcacctcccgttagcattccattgactgccattcattttggcgccactttgacagcgaataactttacatctaaagcgtttaaagactctatttgtccattgtttatttctaaagaaacacgacaatgtataaaaggctccattaccttgtacctcatgttatggctccgtagcagacgtttttgtaaaaaataggctaacgattgtgtcataaccacgcgacttacagtcgcatagtagaggaaattaccgtatagtacaggagaagcgcgcaggcagtttcgtctcacattagctgtttaagtgtaattactaatgttaactagcattttagttagcaataattagcctgtgcctatgttgtCTCCtcacatatacctacgctctccgtctctgcaatattcggaatgattgagatttctcttggcacagctaccagaagacttacaactttcagacaggttgctcacggcacatttacgtcgtctctctcagttggaggctgcgcagtaacgctcagccatcaccggaaaagtgcttctaatggccttcactggtctccgtccagagcaacgggatctgttggtccattcgtTTATACTTCCTATGCTTTATACCCGTATGTGCGCTGTAAGAATTGTCTTCGGCACCTTTTCACGCCCCACCATCTTCAGGCTACTCTTATAATTTCCTTCATATTCACATCTTCTCAAGGGAGAGCGCGAACGCAGTCACCCACTACCACAAACTATGCAGTCGCGAGTCCCACATTTGGAGAAATCGCACGGGTCAGATAGCCTTAGTGCAATGTCTATTCCTCGCTTTGGGTGAACCAACGTCTTTCTAGAAGGAACTGTTTTCAGTGATGGTTGAGACGCTAAAATACAGACACAATACGTAGAAGTGAATGTGATTGAACCCCAActaatcaaatcaaaacaatCTCATATTTTCGGTATGTCTGGTGTAAAAGTGCTTTAGAAACGTAACATTCAAAACACGGGTTATAGACCATGTCTTCCCGTCATGCACTACGCGGTATATGCCTGTAGTTCTAGACACTTCCGCAAATAACACACATCACCACCAGTAGTACGctaaacataataaaacaaggCACAACAAACCACAACTATATGTCATAACCATACTGTATCGCTAGTGAACAGTAAACCTCGCTTTTGTACCAGAATTCGCTTTGACAAACTTTAAAGTGAACTATTTCCGCCTTAAAGAATGTAGTAATGAACTGCGCAAGCGCCAAAATGCAACGTTGCAAGAAATCCGAAAAACGCCTTTTATTCAGCTTTTATTAGTCGATTTAAATTGATTTCTGGTTGACTCCAATTGTATGAAAACTAAGATTTCTTCACTCGcctaacaataataacattgagtgattttagtttgcatgcTGACATTATTCCACTGTTAAAGTAGAGCGACTCAATGTCAAAACAGAACAGTAGTGtgtttggggatttttttaaagatattttcatGCAATCTTAACAGTTGCTGAGGCAGACTGTTTTCCAGTTGATTTTAGTCCAGACAGTACAGCACAGTCATGCCATGGTTTTGTgctcttacttttttttatggctgtatAATTCTACTTGTAGATCAACtcattttcctctctgtttACCTCACATCAGGTGTTAATCGGACCCTAAAGCAAAgtaatttgttttacatttcccACCTGAAAAACATGTTATTCTTCTTGTCTTCTTTAAATAAGAGCAAagatggtaaaaaaataaataaaaaaaatatgacattAAAATCCTCTTAATTCATCAGTTCAGTTCAACTCACTATTAATTAACAGCATGTCTCCTGGTAATAAGATTttatctgaaaacatttttattctgtAACTGTTATATATCAGTGGCTTCCCACAAGGCTGCCTCTAACAGTGTGAAGGGACTTGACTCAATTTTCACCGTATTAATAACTTGCAATTTATCATATTCCACCTTTTCACTGAAGATAAAATACAGAAGATGGAAGTCTGGCTAAACACTTCAAATTTAGACATTTACTAAACTTTGGAGAAGTTGAAAATTCGtcactttttctttcatatttttttaccaTTCATCTGCTTTTACGCCTAACTGCCAGCCTTGCAGGACACGTGATCTAAACGAAGAGGTTAGATAGACAAGCACAGTTCTAATACTCATTAAAGACACAGTAGCTGAATTCCACTTCTGTCAGCCTGTGC
The Sander vitreus isolate 19-12246 chromosome 18, sanVit1, whole genome shotgun sequence genome window above contains:
- the kif3ca gene encoding kinesin-like protein KIF3C — translated: MSKTKSSESVKVVVRCRPLNRKEESNGPAGGIVQMDLRLGQVILRNPRASASEPQKTFTFDAVYDANSKQRDLYDESVRPLIDSVLAGFNGTIFAYGQTGTGKTYTMQGAWLDPEKRGVIPNAFDHIFTHISRSQSDKQYLVRASYLEIYLEEVRDLLDPNHGNARALELRENPESGVYVRDLTSCVCKSIKEIEEVMNVGNQARAVGATDMNEHSSRSHALFLITVECSQPGPDGRKHIRVGRLNLVDLAGSERQAKTGVQGERLKEAAKINLSLSALGNVISALADGRSSHVPYRDSKLTRLLQDSLGGNAKTVMVATLGPAPQHYDETLTTLRYANRAKNIQNQPRVNEDPKDALLREFQLEIARLRAQLNHRKWRSKQKKEQVDGEGWEGNGDEETEGEEEVEKEAEEYVKLQEQRLEREKQDIREDQFMLAEEKQRLLGEKERMMGDLRKEQEATEQLTAKYKAMESKLLVGGKNIIDHTNEQQKMLEMKRHEIAEQTRREREIQQQMLVQDDETVELKETFTSLQQEVEAKTKKLKKLYAKLQCIKAEIQDVNDEHVRSRQELEQTQNELTRELKFKYLIIENFIPPEEKNKIMNRLTFDPEEDQWKFQPLVPAESKSSQMKKRPSSAVGYKRPISQYARVAIAMGGHSRYRAENIMFLELDMTPPNTATLDRSTKSEWNQIHSLDNSPTKDRGVCKSRSWCQTPKSITSSSSNVSLAACHTATPMTAQ